The following coding sequences are from one Pseudomonas oryzae window:
- a CDS encoding PepSY domain-containing protein codes for MKKLTALLATALIAATAGVAQARDLGPDEALKLRDAGTIMSFDKLNAAAIAKHPGSTVEETELEEEYGRYVYQVELRDAQGVQWDLELDATNAQILKDHQDD; via the coding sequence ATGAAAAAACTGACCGCCCTGCTTGCCACCGCCCTGATCGCCGCCACCGCCGGCGTTGCCCAGGCACGTGATCTCGGCCCGGACGAGGCGCTGAAACTGCGCGATGCGGGTACCATCATGTCCTTCGACAAGCTCAACGCCGCGGCCATCGCCAAGCACCCGGGTTCCACCGTCGAGGAAACCGAGCTGGAAGAGGAATACGGCCGCTACGTCTACCAGGTCGAACTGCGTGACGCCCAGGGCGTGCAGTGGGATCTGGAGCTGGATGCCACCAATGCCCAGATCCTCAAGGACCACCAGGACGACTGA
- a CDS encoding CoA-acylating methylmalonate-semialdehyde dehydrogenase, whose product MTATRSIPTVKLLINGEFVESQTTEWRDVVNPATQEVLARVPFATQDEMNAAVASAKEAFKTWRKTPIGARARILLKYQQLIRENMKELAAILTAEQGKTLPDAEGDVFRGLEVVEHAANIGSLQLGELANNVAGGVDTYTLNQPLGVCAGITPFNFPAMIPLWMFPMAIATGNTFVLKPSEQDPMVTMRLAELALQAGIPAGVLNVIHGGADAVNLLCDHPDIKAVSFVGSTKVGTHVYNRASLSGKRAQCMMGAKNHAIVLPDAHKQQTLANLVGACFGAAGQRCMALSVVILVGEAQAWLPELVEKVKTLKVSGGTEPGTDVGPVISRAALERISGLIARGVEEGAELLLDGRNPQVPGYADGNFVAPTVFSGVTPEMTIYREEIFGPVLCVMQAATMDEAIAIINANPNGNGTAIFTRSGAAARHFQEEIDVGQVGINVPIPVPVPLFSFTGSRGSKLGDLGPYGKQVVQFYTQTKTVTARWFDEDEVGHVNTTITLK is encoded by the coding sequence ATGACCGCTACCCGCTCCATCCCCACCGTCAAGCTGCTGATCAATGGCGAGTTCGTCGAATCGCAAACCACCGAGTGGCGCGACGTCGTCAACCCGGCCACCCAGGAAGTGCTGGCCCGCGTCCCCTTCGCCACCCAGGACGAGATGAACGCCGCCGTGGCCAGCGCCAAGGAAGCCTTCAAGACCTGGCGCAAGACCCCGATCGGCGCCCGCGCACGCATCTTGCTCAAGTACCAGCAGCTGATCCGCGAGAACATGAAGGAGCTGGCGGCGATCCTCACCGCCGAACAGGGCAAGACCCTGCCGGACGCCGAGGGCGACGTGTTCCGCGGCCTGGAGGTGGTCGAGCACGCCGCCAACATCGGCTCCCTGCAACTCGGCGAGCTGGCCAACAACGTCGCCGGCGGCGTCGACACCTACACCCTCAACCAGCCGCTGGGCGTATGCGCCGGCATCACTCCGTTCAACTTCCCGGCGATGATCCCGCTGTGGATGTTCCCGATGGCCATCGCCACCGGCAACACCTTCGTCCTCAAGCCCTCCGAGCAGGACCCGATGGTCACCATGCGCCTGGCCGAACTGGCGCTGCAGGCCGGCATCCCGGCCGGCGTGCTCAACGTCATCCACGGCGGCGCCGACGCGGTGAACCTGCTGTGCGACCACCCGGACATCAAGGCGGTGTCCTTCGTCGGCTCGACCAAGGTCGGCACCCACGTCTACAACCGCGCCTCGCTCAGCGGCAAGCGCGCGCAGTGCATGATGGGCGCCAAGAACCACGCCATCGTCCTGCCCGACGCCCACAAGCAGCAGACCCTGGCCAACCTGGTCGGCGCCTGCTTCGGCGCGGCCGGCCAGCGCTGCATGGCGCTGTCGGTGGTGATCCTGGTCGGCGAGGCGCAGGCCTGGCTGCCGGAGCTGGTCGAGAAGGTCAAGACCCTCAAGGTCAGCGGCGGCACCGAGCCGGGCACCGACGTCGGCCCGGTGATCTCGCGCGCCGCCCTGGAACGCATCAGCGGCCTGATCGCCCGCGGCGTCGAGGAAGGCGCCGAGCTGCTGCTCGACGGCCGCAACCCGCAGGTACCGGGCTACGCCGACGGCAACTTCGTCGCCCCGACGGTGTTCTCCGGCGTCACCCCCGAGATGACCATCTACCGGGAAGAGATCTTCGGCCCGGTGCTCTGCGTGATGCAGGCGGCGACCATGGACGAGGCCATCGCCATCATCAACGCCAACCCCAACGGCAACGGCACCGCCATCTTCACCCGCTCCGGCGCCGCCGCCCGCCACTTCCAAGAAGAGATCGACGTCGGCCAGGTCGGCATCAACGTGCCGATCCCGGTGCCGGTGCCGCTGTTCTCCTTCACCGGCTCGCGCGGCTCCAAGCTCGGCGACCTCGGCCCCTACGGCAAGCAGGTGGTGCAGTTCTACACCCAGACCAAGACCGTCACCGCGCGCTGGTTCGACGAGGATGAAGTCGGCCACGTCAACACCACCATCACCCTGAAGTGA
- the mmsB gene encoding 3-hydroxyisobutyrate dehydrogenase, which yields MHIGFLGLGHMGAPMARNLLKAGHQLTVFDPVPASVASLVEAGAQAADSAGGVARADVELIVTMLPAAAHVKAVYLGDDDLLANVRPGVLLIDSSTIDPHSAREVAAAAEQHGNPMLDAPVSGGTGGAAAGTLTFMVGGSDADFDRARAVLAAMGKNIVHCGGHGNGQAAKVANNLLLGISMIGVSEAMSLGVALGVDPKVLAGIINTSSGRCWSSDTYNPFPGVMDNVPASRGYEGGFGTDLMLKDLGLASEAAKQVRQPVLLGALAQQLYQAFSAQGNGQLDFSAIINLYRKDA from the coding sequence ATGCATATCGGCTTTCTCGGACTCGGCCACATGGGCGCCCCGATGGCGCGCAACCTGCTCAAGGCCGGCCACCAACTGACCGTCTTCGACCCGGTGCCGGCATCCGTCGCATCGCTGGTCGAGGCCGGCGCCCAGGCCGCCGACTCGGCGGGCGGCGTGGCCCGCGCGGACGTCGAGCTGATCGTCACCATGCTGCCGGCGGCGGCCCACGTGAAGGCGGTCTACCTCGGCGACGACGACCTGCTCGCCAACGTGCGCCCCGGCGTGCTGCTGATCGACTCCTCGACCATCGACCCGCACAGCGCCCGCGAAGTGGCCGCCGCCGCGGAGCAGCACGGCAACCCGATGCTCGACGCGCCGGTCTCCGGTGGCACCGGCGGCGCCGCGGCCGGCACCCTGACCTTCATGGTCGGCGGCAGCGATGCCGACTTCGACCGCGCCCGGGCGGTGCTCGCGGCGATGGGCAAGAACATCGTCCACTGCGGCGGCCACGGCAACGGCCAGGCGGCCAAGGTGGCCAACAATCTGCTGCTGGGCATCTCGATGATCGGCGTATCCGAGGCGATGAGCCTCGGCGTGGCCCTCGGCGTCGATCCCAAGGTGCTGGCCGGCATCATCAACACCTCCAGCGGTCGCTGCTGGAGTTCGGACACCTACAACCCCTTCCCCGGCGTGATGGACAACGTGCCGGCCTCGCGCGGCTACGAAGGCGGCTTCGGCACCGACCTGATGCTCAAGGACCTCGGCCTGGCCAGCGAGGCGGCCAAACAGGTGCGCCAGCCGGTGCTGCTCGGCGCCCTCGCCCAGCAGCTCTACCAGGCCTTCAGCGCCCAGGGCAACGGCCAGCTGGACTTCTCGGCGATCATCAACCTGTACCGCAAGGACGCCTGA
- a CDS encoding enoyl-CoA hydratase/isomerase family protein, with product MSEAPVLAAVRNRIGHLTLNRPAGLNAVNLEMVRLLHRQLQEWADDPQILAVVLRASGEKAFCAGGDIRALYDSFRAGDDQWQRFFEEEYALDQYIHAYRKPILALMDGFVLGGGMGLVQGAALRVITERTRMGMPETAIGYFPDVGASHFLSRLPGELGTYLGVTGVQIRAADALYAGLADWCLPSEQLAELDRCLDNLSWTVHPQEALRTLLATLASRKLPGAELKALHPAIEQHFALDSVATIRASLQGETRAEFQHWAEETVKLLDGRSPLAMEVTRKLLRRGRELSLAECFALELHLDRQWFERGEIMEGVRALIVDKDKNPRWNPPSLAGVSMERVASFFPSSQTAGRARQAV from the coding sequence ATGAGCGAAGCCCCCGTGCTGGCCGCGGTGCGCAACCGCATCGGCCACCTGACCCTCAACCGCCCGGCCGGCCTCAACGCCGTCAACCTGGAGATGGTGCGCCTGCTGCACCGTCAGTTGCAGGAGTGGGCGGACGATCCGCAGATCCTCGCCGTGGTGCTGCGCGCCAGCGGCGAGAAGGCCTTCTGCGCCGGCGGCGACATCCGCGCCCTGTACGACAGCTTCCGGGCCGGCGACGACCAGTGGCAGCGCTTCTTCGAGGAGGAATACGCCCTCGACCAGTACATCCACGCCTACCGCAAGCCGATCCTCGCCCTGATGGACGGCTTCGTGCTCGGCGGCGGCATGGGCCTGGTGCAGGGCGCAGCGCTGCGGGTGATCACCGAGCGGACCCGGATGGGCATGCCGGAAACCGCCATCGGCTACTTCCCCGACGTCGGCGCCAGCCATTTCCTCTCCCGCCTGCCCGGCGAGCTGGGCACCTATCTCGGCGTCACCGGCGTGCAGATCCGCGCCGCCGACGCCCTCTACGCCGGCCTGGCCGACTGGTGCCTGCCCAGCGAGCAACTCGCCGAACTGGACCGCTGCCTCGACAACCTGAGCTGGACGGTGCACCCGCAGGAGGCCCTGCGCACCCTGCTCGCCACCCTCGCCTCGCGCAAACTGCCCGGCGCCGAACTCAAGGCCCTGCACCCGGCCATCGAGCAGCACTTCGCCCTGGACAGCGTGGCGACGATCCGCGCCTCGCTGCAGGGCGAGACGCGCGCCGAGTTCCAGCACTGGGCCGAGGAAACCGTCAAGCTGCTGGACGGCCGCTCGCCGCTGGCCATGGAAGTCACCCGCAAACTGCTGCGCCGCGGCCGCGAACTGTCGCTGGCCGAGTGCTTCGCCCTCGAACTGCACCTGGACCGCCAGTGGTTCGAGCGCGGCGAGATCATGGAAGGCGTGCGCGCGCTGATCGTCGACAAGGACAAGAACCCGCGCTGGAACCCGCCCAGCCTCGCTGGCGTGAGCATGGAGCGGGTAGCCAGCTTCTTCCCGAGCAGCCAGACTGCCGGCAGGGCCCGCCAGGCAGTCTGA
- a CDS encoding DUF3775 domain-containing protein, with amino-acid sequence MITVNPETVARLMDLARTFHAKEQVVIPQEPNSPSDDWALQALADHAGDEYYAEFESIIDDLEPDQQQEVVALMWLGRGDGTLEEWDDLLKQATEQWNPRTADYLIAHPFLAEYLREGLDLQGYGEE; translated from the coding sequence ATGATCACCGTCAATCCGGAAACCGTTGCCCGGCTCATGGACCTGGCCCGCACCTTCCACGCCAAGGAGCAGGTGGTCATCCCCCAGGAACCCAACAGCCCGAGCGACGACTGGGCCCTGCAGGCGCTGGCCGACCACGCCGGTGACGAGTACTACGCCGAGTTCGAGTCGATCATCGACGACCTGGAGCCAGACCAGCAGCAGGAAGTGGTGGCACTGATGTGGCTGGGCCGCGGCGACGGCACCCTGGAGGAGTGGGATGACCTGCTCAAGCAGGCCACCGAACAGTGGAACCCGCGCACCGCCGACTACCTGATTGCCCATCCGTTTCTGGCGGAGTATCTGCGCGAGGGGCTGGATTTGCAGGGGTATGGGGAGGAGTAG
- a CDS encoding ATP-binding protein, translating into MRSIQSRLGLGLAATLVVVVLALLQGSLWLLDSGLRRYHESNLQDEAETLLIALVRGEEGVQLDERRLHPAYQRTFSGRYFRIDFAENVWRSRSLWDSELPRPPRKGLAPELVDGIEGQRLLVYRGDFRRFGQHFSISVAQDYSPVLASLARIRWLGLGLGVGGLLLALLLQWLTMRRALAPLERVRAQIAELQAGRLGALDSRVPAELEPLVGQINHLLHHTEETLKRSRHALGNLGHALKTPLAVLVSLANREELRGQPELRATLREQLEQIEQRLARELGRARLAGEALPGAHFDCGVELPALCATLRQIHPHVDIDWQAPEGLRLPWDREDLLEALGNLLDNACKWADSAVQVSAGADAEGYWLCVEDDGPGIAPEQRDAVIARGNRLDEQVAGHGLGLAIVRDIAQACGGSLSLEDSATLGGLCARLRLPRRALA; encoded by the coding sequence GTGAGGTCGATCCAGAGCCGTCTCGGCCTCGGCCTCGCTGCCACCCTGGTGGTGGTCGTGCTCGCCCTGCTGCAGGGCAGCCTGTGGCTGCTCGACAGCGGCCTGCGCCGCTACCACGAGAGCAACCTGCAGGACGAGGCGGAGACCCTGCTGATCGCCCTGGTGCGCGGCGAGGAGGGCGTGCAGCTGGACGAGCGGCGCCTGCACCCGGCCTACCAGCGCACCTTCTCGGGGCGCTATTTCCGCATCGACTTCGCCGAGAATGTCTGGCGTTCGCGCTCGCTGTGGGACAGCGAGCTGCCGCGGCCGCCGCGCAAGGGCCTGGCGCCCGAACTGGTGGACGGCATCGAGGGTCAGCGCCTGCTGGTCTACCGTGGCGACTTCCGCCGTTTCGGGCAGCACTTCTCCATCAGCGTGGCGCAGGACTACAGCCCGGTGCTGGCGAGCCTGGCGCGCATCCGCTGGCTGGGCCTCGGCCTCGGTGTCGGCGGCCTGCTGCTGGCGCTGCTGCTGCAGTGGCTGACCATGCGCCGCGCGCTGGCGCCGCTGGAGCGGGTGCGCGCGCAGATCGCCGAGCTGCAGGCCGGCCGCCTCGGCGCGCTGGACAGCCGCGTGCCGGCCGAGCTGGAGCCGCTGGTCGGGCAGATCAACCACCTGCTGCACCATACCGAGGAGACCCTCAAGCGCTCGCGCCACGCCCTCGGCAACCTCGGCCACGCGCTGAAGACGCCGCTGGCGGTGCTGGTCAGCCTGGCCAATCGCGAGGAGCTGCGTGGCCAGCCGGAACTGCGCGCCACCCTGCGCGAGCAGCTGGAGCAGATCGAGCAGCGCCTGGCCCGCGAGCTGGGCCGCGCGCGTCTGGCCGGCGAGGCGCTGCCCGGCGCGCACTTCGACTGCGGCGTCGAGCTGCCGGCGCTGTGCGCGACCCTCCGGCAGATCCACCCGCACGTCGACATCGACTGGCAGGCGCCGGAGGGACTGCGCCTGCCCTGGGACCGCGAGGATCTGCTGGAGGCGCTCGGCAACCTGCTGGACAACGCCTGCAAGTGGGCCGACAGCGCCGTGCAGGTCAGCGCGGGTGCGGATGCTGAAGGCTACTGGCTGTGCGTCGAGGACGATGGGCCGGGCATCGCCCCGGAGCAGCGCGACGCGGTGATCGCCCGAGGCAATCGCCTCGACGAGCAGGTGGCCGGCCACGGCCTCGGCCTGGCCATCGTCCGCGACATCGCCCAGGCCTGCGGCGGCAGCCTGAGCCTGGAGGACAGCGCCACGCTCGGCGGGCTGTGCGCGCGGCTGCGCCTGCCGCGTCGCGCGCTCGCGTGA
- a CDS encoding response regulator transcription factor, whose translation MRLLLVEDNVALADELLADLGRQGYAVDWLADGRDALVQGATEPYDLVVLDLGLPGMPGLDVLRRWRADGLATPVLILTARGSWAERIDGLKAGADDYLSKPFHPEELALRIQALLRRAHGVANQSELKAAGLALDEARQCVRRGDEEIALSGAEFRLLRYFMLHPGQILSKTQLTEHLYDGESERESNVIEVHVNHLRRKLGRGVIETRRGQGYRYAGDAEQGG comes from the coding sequence ATGCGCCTGCTGCTGGTGGAAGACAACGTCGCGCTCGCCGACGAACTGCTCGCCGATCTCGGCCGCCAGGGCTACGCCGTGGACTGGCTGGCCGACGGCCGCGACGCCCTGGTGCAGGGCGCCACCGAACCCTACGACCTGGTGGTCCTCGACCTCGGCCTGCCTGGCATGCCGGGGCTCGACGTATTGCGCCGCTGGCGCGCCGACGGTCTGGCCACCCCGGTGCTGATCCTCACCGCGCGCGGCAGTTGGGCCGAGCGCATCGATGGGCTCAAGGCCGGCGCCGACGACTACCTGAGCAAGCCCTTCCATCCCGAGGAGCTGGCCCTGCGCATCCAGGCGCTGCTGCGCCGCGCCCACGGCGTGGCCAACCAGAGCGAACTGAAGGCCGCCGGCCTCGCCCTCGACGAGGCGCGCCAGTGCGTGCGCCGCGGTGACGAGGAGATCGCCCTGAGCGGCGCCGAATTCCGCCTGCTGCGCTACTTCATGCTGCATCCGGGGCAGATCCTCTCCAAGACCCAGCTCACCGAGCACCTCTACGACGGCGAGAGCGAACGCGAGTCCAACGTCATCGAGGTGCACGTCAACCACCTGCGCCGCAAGCTCGGCCGCGGCGTGATCGAGACGCGCCGTGGCCAGGGCTACCGCTACGCCGGCGACGCGGAGCAGGGCGGGTGA
- a CDS encoding PepSY domain-containing protein produces MIKTTPFIAGLTLCLIASAQARDLDQDEALRLRQEGVIQPLQQLLQQAMQRYPGARLLEAELEEEDDRYVYEVELLTDGGQVRELELDAVTGRILKDEEDD; encoded by the coding sequence ATGATCAAGACCACGCCCTTCATCGCCGGATTGACCCTGTGCCTGATCGCCTCGGCACAGGCCCGCGATCTCGACCAGGACGAGGCCCTGCGCCTGCGCCAGGAGGGCGTGATCCAGCCGCTGCAGCAGTTGCTGCAGCAGGCCATGCAGCGCTACCCCGGCGCGCGCCTGCTGGAGGCCGAGCTGGAGGAGGAGGACGACCGCTACGTCTACGAGGTCGAGCTGCTCACCGACGGTGGGCAGGTGCGCGAACTGGAGCTGGATGCGGTGACCGGCCGCATCCTCAAGGACGAGGAGGACGACTGA
- the cydP gene encoding cytochrome oxidase putative small subunit CydP yields the protein MPQVPPQSPWRIPLVREIGIILLVKLAILLTIKAVWFTEPTVPENGSARVSERLLGTPQTAPASPASLNEEEPR from the coding sequence ATGCCGCAAGTCCCCCCGCAGTCGCCCTGGCGCATCCCGCTGGTGCGCGAGATCGGCATCATCCTGCTGGTCAAGCTGGCCATCCTGCTGACCATCAAGGCGGTCTGGTTCACCGAGCCCACGGTGCCGGAAAACGGCAGCGCCCGGGTCAGCGAGCGTCTGCTCGGCACCCCGCAAACCGCACCCGCATCACCCGCATCCCTGAACGAGGAGGAGCCGAGATGA
- a CDS encoding DMT family transporter, giving the protein MHTLSRPLPVRLLPGSDLLLLMVAMVWGTSYGVAKQALVFYPVLGFLAARFCITFLLLAPQLRGAGRAAWRPGLPLGLVLLAIFLCETYGLVHTSASNAAFLISLCVVLTPFVEWLLLGQRPDARLWPAVVLSLLGTWLLSGGVDTNFNLGDGLMLAAALLRAVLVCLTRRLSSGREVPVLALTAVQSGVVGCGCLFLGLLQPGGLPPLPTAPAFWTGTLYLVLFATLFAFFVQNWALGRSSPSRVSLLMGSEPLFGALFAVLWLGEVLTPAAWLGGLLVVAAMLQASLSRSRA; this is encoded by the coding sequence ATGCACACCCTCAGCCGCCCGTTGCCCGTACGCCTGCTGCCCGGCAGCGACCTGCTCCTGCTGATGGTGGCCATGGTCTGGGGCACCAGTTACGGTGTCGCCAAGCAGGCGCTGGTGTTCTACCCGGTGCTGGGCTTTCTCGCCGCGCGCTTCTGTATCACCTTCCTGCTGCTGGCCCCGCAACTGCGCGGCGCCGGCCGCGCCGCGTGGCGGCCCGGGCTGCCGCTGGGGCTGGTGCTGCTGGCCATCTTCCTCTGCGAAACCTACGGGCTGGTGCATACCAGCGCCAGTAACGCGGCCTTCCTGATCAGCCTGTGCGTGGTGCTGACGCCCTTCGTCGAGTGGCTGCTTCTCGGCCAGCGCCCGGATGCCCGCCTGTGGCCGGCGGTGGTTCTGTCGCTGCTCGGTACCTGGCTGCTCAGTGGCGGCGTCGATACGAACTTCAACCTCGGCGACGGCCTGATGCTGGCGGCAGCCCTGCTGCGCGCCGTGCTGGTCTGCCTGACTCGGCGGCTCAGCAGCGGCCGCGAGGTGCCCGTGCTGGCGCTGACCGCCGTGCAGAGCGGGGTGGTCGGCTGCGGCTGCCTGTTCCTCGGTCTGCTGCAGCCCGGCGGCCTGCCGCCGTTGCCGACGGCGCCGGCGTTCTGGACCGGCACCCTCTACCTGGTGTTGTTCGCCACCCTGTTCGCCTTCTTCGTGCAGAACTGGGCGCTCGGCCGCAGCAGCCCGAGCCGGGTCAGCCTGCTGATGGGCAGCGAGCCGCTGTTCGGCGCGCTGTTCGCCGTGCTCTGGTTGGGCGAGGTGCTGACCCCTGCAGCCTGGCTCGGCGGCCTGCTGGTCGTCGCGGCGATGCTCCAGGCTAGCCTGTCCCGCAGTCGCGCCTGA
- a CDS encoding LysR family transcriptional regulator, whose product MDWDNLRYFLELSRAGTLTAAARRLGVDHTTVARRVQALEKQFGQPLFIRGGAGYTLAEAGRRLLAQAEAMESAFLAIEQPGEGGPDTLSGSVRIGATEGYGVALLAGQLAGLGQRYPHLGIDLLAVPRTVHLARHEADIVITLERPQRGPYIITRLTDYVLRLYGSRDYLARHAPIRRREDLRKHRFVSYIEDLLYSKELYYLDEIGRPGQVALRSTSILAQQNAVLAGAGLAILPSFSARREPELVEVLAGDIEFVRTFWMLMPAENKDLARMRVCWDFLREMAADNLELMMGRGSPAL is encoded by the coding sequence ATGGACTGGGACAACCTGCGCTATTTCCTCGAACTGTCGCGCGCCGGCACGCTGACCGCGGCGGCGCGGCGCCTGGGCGTCGACCACACCACGGTGGCGCGGCGGGTGCAGGCGCTGGAGAAGCAGTTCGGCCAGCCGCTGTTCATCCGCGGCGGCGCCGGCTACACGCTGGCCGAGGCCGGACGCCGCCTGCTGGCGCAGGCCGAGGCGATGGAGAGCGCCTTCCTGGCCATCGAGCAGCCGGGGGAGGGCGGCCCGGACACCCTGTCCGGCTCGGTGCGCATCGGCGCCACCGAGGGCTACGGCGTCGCCCTGCTGGCCGGGCAACTGGCCGGCCTCGGCCAGCGCTATCCGCACCTGGGCATCGACCTCCTGGCGGTACCGCGCACCGTGCACCTTGCGCGCCACGAGGCGGACATCGTCATCACCCTGGAGCGCCCGCAGCGCGGCCCGTACATCATCACCCGCCTCACCGACTACGTGCTGCGCCTGTACGGCTCGCGCGACTACCTGGCCCGGCATGCGCCGATCCGCCGCCGCGAGGACCTGCGCAAGCATCGCTTCGTCAGCTACATCGAGGACCTGCTGTACAGCAAGGAACTCTACTACCTGGACGAGATCGGCCGTCCCGGCCAGGTCGCCCTGCGCAGTACCAGCATCCTCGCCCAGCAGAACGCCGTGCTGGCCGGCGCCGGGCTGGCGATCCTGCCGAGCTTCAGCGCGCGCCGCGAGCCGGAGCTGGTCGAGGTGCTGGCCGGCGACATCGAGTTCGTGCGCACCTTCTGGATGCTGATGCCGGCGGAGAACAAGGACCTGGCGCGCATGCGCGTGTGCTGGGACTTCCTGCGCGAGATGGCGGCGGACAACCTCGAGCTGATGATGGGGCGCGGATCTCCAGCGCTGTAG
- a CDS encoding acyl-CoA dehydrogenase family protein has translation MNDLEFTEEQRMIRDMAREFAQREIAPHAAAWEKACWIDDRLVAQMGELGLLGMVVPEEWGGSYIDYVAYALAVEEISAGDGALGALMSVHNSVGCGPLLNYGSQAQKEAWLPALASGQAIGCFCLTEPQAGSEAHNLRTRAELKDGQWVLNGAKQFVSNGKRAKLAIVFAVTDPELGKKGLSAFLVPTDTPGFVVERAEHKMGLRASDTCAIALDDCRIPQENLLGERGKGLAIALSNLEGGRIGIAAQALGIARAAFEAALRYARERVQFGKPIIEHQSIANLLADMHTRINAARLLTHHAARLRSAGLPCLSEASQAKLFASEMAEQVCSSAIQIHGGYGYLEDYPVERYYRDARITQIYEGTSEIQRMLIARELGNYGV, from the coding sequence ATGAACGACCTGGAATTCACCGAAGAACAACGCATGATCCGCGACATGGCCCGCGAATTCGCCCAGCGCGAAATCGCTCCGCACGCCGCCGCGTGGGAAAAAGCCTGCTGGATCGACGACCGCCTGGTCGCCCAGATGGGCGAGCTGGGCCTGCTCGGCATGGTGGTGCCCGAGGAATGGGGCGGCAGCTACATCGACTACGTGGCCTACGCCCTGGCCGTGGAGGAAATCTCCGCCGGCGACGGCGCCCTCGGCGCGCTGATGAGCGTGCACAACTCGGTGGGCTGCGGCCCGCTGCTCAACTACGGCAGCCAGGCGCAGAAGGAAGCCTGGCTGCCCGCTCTGGCCAGCGGCCAGGCCATCGGCTGCTTCTGCCTGACCGAGCCGCAGGCCGGCTCCGAGGCGCACAACCTGCGCACCCGCGCCGAACTGAAGGACGGCCAGTGGGTGCTCAACGGCGCCAAGCAGTTCGTCAGCAACGGCAAGCGCGCCAAACTGGCCATCGTCTTCGCCGTCACCGACCCGGAGCTGGGCAAGAAGGGCCTGTCGGCCTTCCTGGTGCCCACCGACACCCCCGGCTTCGTGGTCGAGCGCGCCGAACACAAGATGGGCCTGCGCGCCTCCGACACCTGCGCCATCGCCCTCGACGACTGCCGCATCCCGCAGGAGAACCTGCTCGGCGAGCGCGGCAAGGGCCTGGCCATCGCCCTGTCCAACCTGGAAGGCGGGCGCATCGGCATCGCCGCCCAGGCCCTCGGCATCGCCCGCGCCGCCTTCGAGGCCGCCCTGCGCTACGCCCGCGAGCGCGTGCAGTTCGGCAAGCCGATCATCGAACACCAGAGCATCGCCAACCTGCTGGCCGACATGCACACCCGCATCAACGCCGCCCGCCTGCTCACCCACCACGCCGCCCGCCTGCGCAGCGCCGGCCTGCCCTGCCTGTCCGAAGCCTCCCAGGCCAAGCTGTTCGCCTCGGAAATGGCCGAACAGGTCTGCTCCAGCGCCATCCAGATCCACGGCGGCTACGGCTACCTGGAGGACTACCCGGTCGAGCGCTACTACCGCGATGCAAGGATCACGCAGATTTATGAAGGGACCAGCGAGATTCAGCGGATGCTGATTGCGCGGGAGTTGGGGAATTACGGAGTTTAG